A single genomic interval of Helianthus annuus cultivar XRQ/B chromosome 13, HanXRQr2.0-SUNRISE, whole genome shotgun sequence harbors:
- the LOC110898321 gene encoding putative white-brown complex homolog protein 30 isoform X2, with protein MQDLPIRLCTVAELKVYFTSFLRNAGDQSISESHFLEPNRNCNLTSWSSGCEAGWASAANPGQKYDYNETNPKKMPFRTSNSKPCCEGFFCPEGLTCMIPCPLGAHCPVAKLNPATGICLPYHYQLPSGKPNHTCGAADMWVPVHLGNEIFCDPGYYCPTTIKKIECPRGYYCRMGSRVKYRCFAGTQCEKGTEIPSMQVFGVLLIALLTAILIVVYNCSDQVISTRYEKQAKSREAAAQYARDAAQARQKSRASKDNWKPSGLQGLQETLSRTFTRTKTKNATGPQVNKKDTHSIDDNLEDKSSSNLESGDKSINTKHARKASKELHTRSQIFKYAYGQIEREKAMDGMNMDMMYDGEGISLRKRPRIEVAFKELTLTLKGKRKNIMRCVSGKILPGRISAVMGPSGAGKTTFLSALTGKITGCNMSGMILINGKNESIHSYKKIVGFVPQDDIVHGDLTVEENLRFSARCRLSADIPKADKVLITERVIESLGLQGVRDSKVGTVEKRGISGGQKKRVNVGLEMVMEPSLLILDEPTSGLDSASSSLLLRALRREALEGVNISMVVHQPSYSLYKMFDDLILLAKGGLTVYHGPVEKVEEYFGGMGITIPDRVNTPDHLIDILEGITKPGGNVTAQQLPVKWMLHNGYRVPPDMLHLCEENGSSSAHVEPVEHADSQREVEKYNYFTTPDLSGRVTPGVFRQYRYYIGRVAKQRLRDARVQAADYIILLLAGACLGTMAEVSDVSFGYSGYQYTVIAVSLLCMIGALRTFSSDKLQYRRESASGMNSLSYFLAKDTMDLLNVVMKPLVYLCMFYFFSYPRSSFESNYLVLLCLVYCVTGISYTLAISLEFSQAQLWSVLLPVVLTLIANQDKTSAVSLVSRFVFPRWALEAFVTANAKEYTGVWLMTRCAALKKFNFDIHNSKKCLCYLMATGFGCRVLAFICLMSRSK; from the exons ATGCAAG ACCTCCCAATTCGATTGTGTACCGTAGCGGAACTTAAAGTATACTTCACAAGCTTTTTAAGAAATGCTGGTGACCAAAGCATTTCTGAATCTCACTTCTTAGAACCTAACCGAAACTGTAATCTGACGTCATGGTCTTCCGGATGTGAGGCGGGCTGGGCCAGTGCAGCCAATCCGGGCCAGAAATACGATTACAATGAAACAAATCCTAAAAAAATGCCTTTCAGAACATCAAACAGTAAGCCATGTTGCGAGGGTTTCTTCTGCCCCGAAGGTCTCACATGCATGATCC CATGCCCATTGGGCGCGCACTGCCCTGTTGCGAAACTCAATCCAGCAACCGGGATTTGTTTGCC ATACCATTACCAATTACCTTCAGGCAAGCCGAATCATACTTGCGGTGCAGCTGATATGTGGGTCCCCGTACATTTGGGTAACGAGATTTTTTGCGATCCAGGATATTATTGTCCAACAACTATCAAGAAAATCGAATGCCCTCGAGG ATATTATTGCAGGATGGGCTCTAGAGTTAAATACC GATGCTTTGCTGGCACGCAGTGCGAGAAGGGAACCGAAATTCCGAGCATGCAGGTTTTCGGAGTTTTGCTCATT GCTTTGCTGACGGCTATACTGATTGTCGTATATAATTGCTCAGACCAAGTAATCTCGACACGATACGAAAAACAAGCGAAATCCCGAGAAGCAGCGGCGCAATACGCACGAGATGCGGCACAAGCAAGACAAAAGTCAAGAGCTTCAAAAGATAATTGGAAACCGTCGGGATTACAAGGGTTGCAAGAAACGCTGTCACGGACATTCACACGAACGAAAACCAAAAACGCAACTGGACCACAAGTGAACAAGAAAGACACGCATTCGATCGATGATAATTTGGAAGATAAAAGTAGTTCAAATTTGGAAAGCGGAGATAAAAGTATAAACACAAAGCACGCGCGTAAAGCTTCGAAAGAATTACATACGAGAAGTCAAATATTCAAATACGCGTATGGTCAAATCGAGAGAGAGAAAGCAATGGACGGGATGAACATGGACATGATGTATGATGGCGAGGGTATTTCTTTACGGAAACGGCCTAGGATTGAAGTCGCGTTTAAGGAGCTAACGTTAACGTTAAAAGGAAAGCGAAAGAATATTATGAGGTGTGTCAGTGGAAAGATTTTGCCGGGTAGAATATCGGCTGTAATGGGCCCTTCAGGCGCCGGAAAGACGACGTTTTTATCTGCTTTGACCGGAAAGATAACCGGATGTAACATGTCCGGGATGATTTTGATAAACGGGAAAAACGAATCTATCCACTCGTATAAAAAAATCGTCGGCTTTGTACCACAAGATGACATCGTTCATGGAGATTTGACCGTAGAAGAAAACCTCCGGTTCAGTGCTCGTTGTAG ACTATCAGCTGATATACCAAAAGCCGATAAAGTTCTAATAACCGAAAGAGTAATCGAGTCGTTGGGGTTGCAAGGAGTGAGAGATTCTAAAGTCGGGACAGTTGAAAAACGTGGGATTTCCGGGGGTCAAAAGAAACGGGTCAATGTCGGGCTCGAAATGGTCATGGAACCGTCACTATTAATATTAGACGAGCCAACATCCGGGTTAGACAGTGCGTCTTCTAGTTTACTTCTTAGAGCCCTTCGACGTGAAGCCCTAGAAGGGGTCAACATAAGCATGGTCGTACACCAGCCAAG TTACTCGTTGTACAAGATGTTTGACGATTTGATACTTCTAGCAAAAGGCGGTCTAACCGTGTACCACGGGCCAGTTGAGAAAGTTGAGGAGTACTTTGGGGGTATGGGAATCACGATTCCCGACCGTGTAAATACGCCTGATCACTTAATCGATATTCTCGAAGGTATAACGAAACCGGGTGGGAATGTGACAGCTCAGCAGCTTCCCGTAAAATGGATGCTTCACAACGGGTACCGTGTACCGCCTGATATGTTGCATTTATGTGAAGAAAACGGTTCATCATCGGCACATGTTGAACCCGTTGAGCATGCGGATAGTCAACGGGAAGTTGAAAAGTATAATTACTTCACTACCCCTGACTTATCGGGTCGAGTAACTCCTGGTGTTTTTAGGCAGTACAGATATTACATTGGAAG GGTTGCTAAACAGCGATTGAGAGACGCTAGAGTACAAGCAGCAGATTATATAATTCTTTTGCTTGCTGGAGCATGTTTAGGAACCATGGCCGAAGTGAGTGACGTGTCGTTTGGATATTCCGGTTACCAATATACCGTTATCGCTGTTT CTCTGTTATGCATGATTGGAGCTTTGAGGACATTTTCTTCGGATAAATTACAGTACAGGAGGGAGAGCGCGAGTGGCATGAACAGTTTATCTTATTTCCTGGCGAAAGATACGATGGACCTTTTAAATGTAGTCATGAAGCCGTTAGTTTATCTTTGCATGTTCTATTTTTTCAGCTATCCTAGATCAAGCTTCGAGTCGAATTATTTGGTTTTGTTATGCCTTGTTTATTGTGTCACCGGCATATCTTATACACTCGCCATTTCGCTTGAGTTCAGCCAAGCCCAGTTG TGGTCTGTACTTCTTCCTGTGGTTTTGACTCTCATTGCAAATCAGGATAAAACTTCTGCGGTTTCATTAGTATCACGATTTGTATTCCCGAGATGGGCTTTGGAAGCGTTTGTTACCGCAAATGCAAAAGA GTACACGGGTGTCTGGCTGATGACACGATGTGCTGCGTTGAAGAAATTTAACTTTGATATTCATAACTCGAAGAAATGTCTTTGCTATCTTATGGCAACCGGATTCGGTTGTCGTGTTCTAGCTTTCATATGTTTGATGTCGAGGTCGAAGTAG
- the LOC110898321 gene encoding putative white-brown complex homolog protein 30 isoform X1, producing MNGDTRINPFWVKYLIFVSIFLVGQNVWCQKAAPSRKPVPRVSPILSNLFLARFNKTVEKFQPEIEKEIGFCTEDVKKDFHGAFDFQGRDRFFQKCQEKMQDLPIRLCTVAELKVYFTSFLRNAGDQSISESHFLEPNRNCNLTSWSSGCEAGWASAANPGQKYDYNETNPKKMPFRTSNSKPCCEGFFCPEGLTCMIPCPLGAHCPVAKLNPATGICLPYHYQLPSGKPNHTCGAADMWVPVHLGNEIFCDPGYYCPTTIKKIECPRGYYCRMGSRVKYRCFAGTQCEKGTEIPSMQVFGVLLIALLTAILIVVYNCSDQVISTRYEKQAKSREAAAQYARDAAQARQKSRASKDNWKPSGLQGLQETLSRTFTRTKTKNATGPQVNKKDTHSIDDNLEDKSSSNLESGDKSINTKHARKASKELHTRSQIFKYAYGQIEREKAMDGMNMDMMYDGEGISLRKRPRIEVAFKELTLTLKGKRKNIMRCVSGKILPGRISAVMGPSGAGKTTFLSALTGKITGCNMSGMILINGKNESIHSYKKIVGFVPQDDIVHGDLTVEENLRFSARCRLSADIPKADKVLITERVIESLGLQGVRDSKVGTVEKRGISGGQKKRVNVGLEMVMEPSLLILDEPTSGLDSASSSLLLRALRREALEGVNISMVVHQPSYSLYKMFDDLILLAKGGLTVYHGPVEKVEEYFGGMGITIPDRVNTPDHLIDILEGITKPGGNVTAQQLPVKWMLHNGYRVPPDMLHLCEENGSSSAHVEPVEHADSQREVEKYNYFTTPDLSGRVTPGVFRQYRYYIGRVAKQRLRDARVQAADYIILLLAGACLGTMAEVSDVSFGYSGYQYTVIAVSLLCMIGALRTFSSDKLQYRRESASGMNSLSYFLAKDTMDLLNVVMKPLVYLCMFYFFSYPRSSFESNYLVLLCLVYCVTGISYTLAISLEFSQAQLWSVLLPVVLTLIANQDKTSAVSLVSRFVFPRWALEAFVTANAKEYTGVWLMTRCAALKKFNFDIHNSKKCLCYLMATGFGCRVLAFICLMSRSK from the exons ATGAATGGAGACACGAGGATCAACCCCTTTTGGGTTAAATACTTGATCTTCGTTTCAATATTTCTTGTGGGTCAAAATGTTTGGTGCCAAAAGGCTGCTCCTTCACGTAAACCTGTACCTCGAGTCTCACCCATTCTTTCAAATCTTTTTCTTGCAAGGTTTAACAAAACTGTTGAAAAATTCCAGCCAGAAATTGAAAAAGAGATAGGATTTTGCACAGAAGATGT AAAGAAAGATTTTCATGGAGCTTTTGACTTCCAAGGTAGAGATAGATTCTTCCAGAAGTGCCAAGAAAAGATGCAAG ACCTCCCAATTCGATTGTGTACCGTAGCGGAACTTAAAGTATACTTCACAAGCTTTTTAAGAAATGCTGGTGACCAAAGCATTTCTGAATCTCACTTCTTAGAACCTAACCGAAACTGTAATCTGACGTCATGGTCTTCCGGATGTGAGGCGGGCTGGGCCAGTGCAGCCAATCCGGGCCAGAAATACGATTACAATGAAACAAATCCTAAAAAAATGCCTTTCAGAACATCAAACAGTAAGCCATGTTGCGAGGGTTTCTTCTGCCCCGAAGGTCTCACATGCATGATCC CATGCCCATTGGGCGCGCACTGCCCTGTTGCGAAACTCAATCCAGCAACCGGGATTTGTTTGCC ATACCATTACCAATTACCTTCAGGCAAGCCGAATCATACTTGCGGTGCAGCTGATATGTGGGTCCCCGTACATTTGGGTAACGAGATTTTTTGCGATCCAGGATATTATTGTCCAACAACTATCAAGAAAATCGAATGCCCTCGAGG ATATTATTGCAGGATGGGCTCTAGAGTTAAATACC GATGCTTTGCTGGCACGCAGTGCGAGAAGGGAACCGAAATTCCGAGCATGCAGGTTTTCGGAGTTTTGCTCATT GCTTTGCTGACGGCTATACTGATTGTCGTATATAATTGCTCAGACCAAGTAATCTCGACACGATACGAAAAACAAGCGAAATCCCGAGAAGCAGCGGCGCAATACGCACGAGATGCGGCACAAGCAAGACAAAAGTCAAGAGCTTCAAAAGATAATTGGAAACCGTCGGGATTACAAGGGTTGCAAGAAACGCTGTCACGGACATTCACACGAACGAAAACCAAAAACGCAACTGGACCACAAGTGAACAAGAAAGACACGCATTCGATCGATGATAATTTGGAAGATAAAAGTAGTTCAAATTTGGAAAGCGGAGATAAAAGTATAAACACAAAGCACGCGCGTAAAGCTTCGAAAGAATTACATACGAGAAGTCAAATATTCAAATACGCGTATGGTCAAATCGAGAGAGAGAAAGCAATGGACGGGATGAACATGGACATGATGTATGATGGCGAGGGTATTTCTTTACGGAAACGGCCTAGGATTGAAGTCGCGTTTAAGGAGCTAACGTTAACGTTAAAAGGAAAGCGAAAGAATATTATGAGGTGTGTCAGTGGAAAGATTTTGCCGGGTAGAATATCGGCTGTAATGGGCCCTTCAGGCGCCGGAAAGACGACGTTTTTATCTGCTTTGACCGGAAAGATAACCGGATGTAACATGTCCGGGATGATTTTGATAAACGGGAAAAACGAATCTATCCACTCGTATAAAAAAATCGTCGGCTTTGTACCACAAGATGACATCGTTCATGGAGATTTGACCGTAGAAGAAAACCTCCGGTTCAGTGCTCGTTGTAG ACTATCAGCTGATATACCAAAAGCCGATAAAGTTCTAATAACCGAAAGAGTAATCGAGTCGTTGGGGTTGCAAGGAGTGAGAGATTCTAAAGTCGGGACAGTTGAAAAACGTGGGATTTCCGGGGGTCAAAAGAAACGGGTCAATGTCGGGCTCGAAATGGTCATGGAACCGTCACTATTAATATTAGACGAGCCAACATCCGGGTTAGACAGTGCGTCTTCTAGTTTACTTCTTAGAGCCCTTCGACGTGAAGCCCTAGAAGGGGTCAACATAAGCATGGTCGTACACCAGCCAAG TTACTCGTTGTACAAGATGTTTGACGATTTGATACTTCTAGCAAAAGGCGGTCTAACCGTGTACCACGGGCCAGTTGAGAAAGTTGAGGAGTACTTTGGGGGTATGGGAATCACGATTCCCGACCGTGTAAATACGCCTGATCACTTAATCGATATTCTCGAAGGTATAACGAAACCGGGTGGGAATGTGACAGCTCAGCAGCTTCCCGTAAAATGGATGCTTCACAACGGGTACCGTGTACCGCCTGATATGTTGCATTTATGTGAAGAAAACGGTTCATCATCGGCACATGTTGAACCCGTTGAGCATGCGGATAGTCAACGGGAAGTTGAAAAGTATAATTACTTCACTACCCCTGACTTATCGGGTCGAGTAACTCCTGGTGTTTTTAGGCAGTACAGATATTACATTGGAAG GGTTGCTAAACAGCGATTGAGAGACGCTAGAGTACAAGCAGCAGATTATATAATTCTTTTGCTTGCTGGAGCATGTTTAGGAACCATGGCCGAAGTGAGTGACGTGTCGTTTGGATATTCCGGTTACCAATATACCGTTATCGCTGTTT CTCTGTTATGCATGATTGGAGCTTTGAGGACATTTTCTTCGGATAAATTACAGTACAGGAGGGAGAGCGCGAGTGGCATGAACAGTTTATCTTATTTCCTGGCGAAAGATACGATGGACCTTTTAAATGTAGTCATGAAGCCGTTAGTTTATCTTTGCATGTTCTATTTTTTCAGCTATCCTAGATCAAGCTTCGAGTCGAATTATTTGGTTTTGTTATGCCTTGTTTATTGTGTCACCGGCATATCTTATACACTCGCCATTTCGCTTGAGTTCAGCCAAGCCCAGTTG TGGTCTGTACTTCTTCCTGTGGTTTTGACTCTCATTGCAAATCAGGATAAAACTTCTGCGGTTTCATTAGTATCACGATTTGTATTCCCGAGATGGGCTTTGGAAGCGTTTGTTACCGCAAATGCAAAAGA GTACACGGGTGTCTGGCTGATGACACGATGTGCTGCGTTGAAGAAATTTAACTTTGATATTCATAACTCGAAGAAATGTCTTTGCTATCTTATGGCAACCGGATTCGGTTGTCGTGTTCTAGCTTTCATATGTTTGATGTCGAGGTCGAAGTAG